One window of Leptotrichia sp. oral taxon 498 genomic DNA carries:
- a CDS encoding endonuclease, giving the protein MWSKGIEYKKREKEKLSKISSKDLPFDVFVKNGELVSWRRSGWCKRAYQFYKKSCNRNFRRNKNLETSVKGNYYRKCYELQYAWI; this is encoded by the coding sequence ATGTGGTCAAAAGGAATTGAGTATAAAAAGCGAGAAAAAGAAAAACTTTCTAAAATAAGCTCAAAAGATTTACCATTTGATGTGTTTGTAAAAAATGGAGAATTAGTCAGCTGGAGAAGAAGTGGCTGGTGTAAGAGAGCTTATCAGTTTTACAAAAAAAGCTGTAATCGGAATTTTAGAAGAAATAAAAATCTTGAAACTTCAGTTAAAGGGAATTATTACAGAAAGTGTTATGAGTTGCAGTATGCTTGGATTTAG
- the leuD gene encoding 3-isopropylmalate dehydratase small subunit, whose amino-acid sequence MKPFTKYEGTIVPIMNDNIDTDQLIPKQYLKSIEKTGFGIHVFDEWRYNEDGSDNMDFNLNKPEYKNGTILITGDNFGCGSSREHAAWALQDYGFHVIVAGGYSGIFYMNWLNNGHLPITLPEADRVELSKLPGDVKVTVDLENNKLIANGKEYVFELEESWKQRLLKGLDSIGLTLQHEDEIRKYEESHK is encoded by the coding sequence ATGAAACCATTTACAAAATATGAAGGAACAATCGTTCCAATAATGAATGACAATATTGATACGGATCAATTAATTCCAAAACAATATTTAAAAAGTATCGAAAAAACAGGATTTGGAATACATGTTTTCGATGAGTGGAGATACAACGAAGATGGGTCTGACAATATGGATTTTAACTTAAATAAGCCAGAATACAAAAATGGGACAATTTTGATTACAGGAGATAACTTTGGCTGTGGTTCAAGTAGGGAGCATGCGGCTTGGGCATTGCAGGATTATGGTTTTCACGTTATTGTGGCTGGAGGATATTCAGGAATTTTCTACATGAACTGGTTAAACAATGGGCATCTGCCAATAACTTTGCCAGAAGCAGACAGAGTCGAATTATCAAAATTGCCTGGAGATGTGAAGGTTACAGTTGATTTGGAAAATAACAAATTGATTGCGAATGGGAAAGAATATGTTTTTGAGCTGGAAGAAAGCTGGAAACAAAGACTACTTAAGGGACTGGATTCAATTGGATTGACTTTACAGCATGAAGATGAAATTAGAAAATACGAAGAAAGTCATAAGTAG
- a CDS encoding type II toxin-antitoxin system YafQ family toxin: MKLTIKTTKRFDKDLKKLKKRKYDLILLAQVINKLSDSEILPEKYRDHYLAGDYKGFRECHIQPDWLLIYKIEKNILVLTLSRTGTHSDLF; the protein is encoded by the coding sequence ATGAAATTGACAATAAAGACGACCAAAAGGTTTGATAAGGACTTGAAAAAATTAAAGAAAAGAAAATATGATTTAATATTACTGGCACAGGTTATTAATAAATTATCTGATAGTGAAATTTTGCCTGAAAAATATAGAGATCATTATCTTGCTGGCGATTATAAAGGATTTAGAGAATGTCATATTCAACCTGATTGGCTCTTAATTTATAAAATTGAAAAAAATATTTTGGTTTTGACATTGTCGAGAACTGGGACACATTCGGATTTGTTTTAA
- a CDS encoding OmpA family protein — protein MRKIIIFCIFTIVSISFSMLGGPCSTTEKKCVLRGFKVDGKIINENEISELKEIVNVLNKFGESGTVDFIGHTDSNGTKKYNQKLSLIRARNVAKLFREFGLKDTISIGEISGKGEEDPVDLNETDQGKYSNRRVEVLFNNLKWKNFE, from the coding sequence ATGAGAAAAATTATTATTTTTTGTATATTTACAATTGTGAGTATCTCTTTTTCAATGTTAGGAGGACCTTGTAGTACGACAGAGAAAAAATGTGTTTTAAGAGGTTTTAAAGTTGATGGAAAAATAATAAACGAGAATGAAATATCAGAACTCAAAGAAATTGTAAATGTTTTAAATAAATTTGGAGAAAGTGGAACTGTAGATTTTATAGGGCACACTGATTCAAATGGGACAAAAAAATATAATCAAAAATTATCGTTGATAAGAGCTAGAAATGTTGCTAAATTATTTAGAGAATTTGGTTTAAAAGATACTATTTCAATTGGAGAAATAAGTGGTAAAGGAGAAGAGGATCCAGTTGATTTAAATGAGACAGATCAAGGGAAATATAGTAATAGAAGAGTAGAGGTTTTATTTAATAATTTAAAATGGAAAAATTTTGAATAA
- the leuB gene encoding 3-isopropylmalate dehydrogenase has product MNYKIAVLKGDGIGPEIVDEAVKVLDKIGEKFGHKFEYTQGYLGGESIDKYGVPYSKETAKICKESDSILLGSVGGPKWDNVEPDKRPEKGLLAIRKDLGVYTNLRPAVLFKQLKSASPLKDEIIGEGLDVMIVRELTGGIYFGPREYSDEKAIDTLPYTKGEIERIAKKAFEIAKLRRKKITSVDKHNVLDTSKLWRKTVNELAKDYPEVEVSHMYVDNAAMQLIANPRQFDVILTDNMFGDILSDEASMLTGSLGMLPSASLGDGKVGLYEPSHGSAPDIAGKNIANPIATILSAAMMLRYAFNLTKEADAIEKAIAEVLEDGFRTADIYTDGMKKVGTKEMGNEIVKRI; this is encoded by the coding sequence ATGAACTACAAAATTGCAGTATTAAAAGGGGACGGAATTGGTCCAGAAATCGTTGATGAAGCGGTAAAAGTTTTGGATAAAATTGGAGAAAAATTTGGACATAAATTTGAGTATACGCAAGGGTATTTGGGAGGAGAATCTATTGATAAATATGGGGTTCCTTATTCCAAAGAAACTGCGAAGATTTGTAAAGAAAGTGACTCAATTTTGTTAGGGTCAGTTGGAGGGCCTAAATGGGATAATGTTGAGCCTGATAAAAGACCTGAAAAAGGACTTCTTGCGATAAGAAAAGACTTGGGAGTTTACACAAATTTAAGACCAGCCGTTTTGTTTAAGCAATTGAAAAGTGCTAGTCCATTGAAGGATGAAATAATTGGAGAAGGGCTAGATGTGATGATAGTTAGAGAGCTTACAGGAGGAATTTATTTCGGTCCTAGAGAATATTCTGATGAAAAAGCTATCGACACGTTGCCATATACAAAAGGGGAAATTGAAAGAATTGCAAAAAAAGCATTTGAAATTGCAAAATTAAGAAGGAAAAAAATTACAAGTGTGGATAAACACAATGTTTTAGATACTTCAAAATTGTGGAGAAAAACAGTAAATGAACTTGCAAAAGATTATCCAGAAGTGGAAGTTTCACACATGTATGTGGATAACGCTGCAATGCAATTGATTGCAAATCCAAGACAATTTGATGTAATTTTAACAGACAATATGTTTGGAGATATTTTGTCAGATGAGGCTTCAATGCTTACAGGTTCTTTAGGAATGTTGCCATCAGCAAGTTTAGGAGACGGAAAAGTTGGACTTTATGAGCCAAGCCACGGTTCAGCACCTGATATAGCTGGAAAAAATATAGCAAACCCAATCGCAACAATTTTATCAGCAGCAATGATGTTAAGATACGCGTTTAACTTGACAAAAGAAGCAGATGCGATTGAAAAAGCAATTGCAGAAGTATTGGAAGATGGCTTCAGAACAGCTGATATTTATACTGATGGAATGAAAAAAGTTGGAACAAAAGAAATGGGAAATGAAATTGTTAAAAGAATATAA
- a CDS encoding type II toxin-antitoxin system RelB/DinJ family antitoxin, whose protein sequence is MATVTARVDENVKKEAETLFKKMGLNMSTAMNLFLKKCILEQGIPFELKVPNKETLKAMQETDDILSGKIERKGYNSAEELFEDLGV, encoded by the coding sequence ATGGCTACAGTAACAGCTAGAGTTGATGAAAATGTGAAAAAGGAAGCAGAAACTTTGTTTAAGAAAATGGGGCTTAATATGAGTACTGCTATGAATTTATTTTTGAAGAAGTGTATTTTGGAGCAGGGGATTCCGTTTGAATTGAAAGTGCCGAATAAGGAAACTTTAAAGGCAATGCAGGAAACTGATGATATTTTGAGTGGTAAAATTGAAAGAAAAGGGTATAATAGTGCTGAAGAATTATTTGAGGATTTAGGGGTTTAG
- a CDS encoding ABC transporter ATP-binding protein, translating into MEKTGEILHYENITFRREGREILKGVDWHINKGENWALLGLNGSGKSTLLGMIPAYNFPTSGEVRVFGHKFGNYAWTKIRDRVGFVSSALNNFLSTLNSQKLEDIVISGKFSSIGIYQEVTDEDRKKAEKIIEDFGITYIKDKYFAILSQGEQRRTLLARAFMNEPDLLILDEPCSGLDVKSREYLLSVLEKNSKNENAVPFIYVTHQIEEVIPAITHVALLKDGKVFAKGRKKDILIDKILSEMFEMPVKIVWENDRPWLIVK; encoded by the coding sequence ATGGAAAAAACTGGTGAAATTTTACATTATGAAAACATAACTTTCAGACGAGAAGGAAGAGAAATTTTAAAAGGTGTTGACTGGCACATAAATAAAGGAGAAAACTGGGCTTTATTAGGGCTAAATGGTTCTGGAAAATCCACTCTTTTGGGAATGATTCCGGCTTATAATTTTCCAACTTCAGGAGAAGTGCGAGTTTTTGGTCATAAATTTGGAAATTATGCTTGGACAAAGATTCGTGATAGAGTTGGTTTTGTGAGTTCTGCTTTGAATAATTTTTTGAGCACGTTAAATTCGCAAAAATTGGAAGATATTGTAATTTCTGGGAAATTTAGTTCGATTGGAATTTATCAAGAAGTTACAGATGAAGATAGAAAAAAAGCTGAAAAAATAATTGAAGATTTTGGGATAACTTACATTAAGGATAAATATTTTGCAATATTGTCACAAGGTGAGCAAAGACGGACATTACTTGCACGGGCATTTATGAATGAACCAGATTTATTGATTTTAGACGAACCTTGTTCAGGATTGGATGTAAAATCTCGAGAATATTTATTGTCTGTTTTGGAAAAAAATTCTAAAAATGAAAATGCAGTTCCATTTATTTATGTGACGCATCAAATTGAGGAAGTGATTCCAGCGATAACTCATGTAGCTCTTTTGAAAGATGGAAAAGTTTTTGCAAAAGGTAGAAAAAAAGATATTTTGATAGACAAAATTTTGTCAGAAATGTTCGAGATGCCAGTAAAAATCGTTTGGGAAAATGATAGACCTTGGCTGATTGTGAAATAA
- a CDS encoding ABC-ATPase domain-containing protein, translating to MKNYKELEKILFSMDGKSYSAYKSLKGEYRFEKYVLAIDHVQSDPYAPPSKMRVIMDRKICGIPYELTDTKDKNIAVSDFLTRNFYREIQKSGNDSIGTGGSGRIFIDRCGQEILERTSVMIKGDKVEVRFEMGMPARGRRIMGKAAQKIIFEQLPEIVEKSIIYDNLNKKALNEQVILVLDQEYARKILKEKGLVAFVANGSVLPRESGVSDRPMKNAVKFKSPEKFEITLKLPSGKEISGMGIPKGITLIVGGGYHGKSTLLAALERGVYNHIAQDGREFIISESDAVKIRAEDGRNVEKVNISGFINNLPQNKDTRAFSTENASGSTSQAANVAEALEYGASLLLVDEDTSATNFMIRDGRMQKLVAKEKEPITPFIDRVKELYDNFGVSTILIVGGSGDYFDVANHVIMMDEYVPKDVTEKAKEIAKLDKNKREFSSNDKFQGVTQRIPLKKSFSQSGKLDKTKAKGKYNILYGKELIDISGLEQLVDDSQTNCIAVMIDYFKNKVLDEKLTLSQATDSIYEKIEKGGLDSISSYTGHPGNLALPRKQEFCAAVNRYRKLKIK from the coding sequence ATGAAAAATTATAAAGAATTAGAAAAAATATTATTTTCAATGGATGGGAAAAGTTATTCGGCGTATAAGTCGCTTAAAGGGGAATATAGGTTTGAAAAGTATGTTCTTGCGATTGATCATGTGCAGTCGGATCCCTATGCTCCGCCTTCAAAAATGAGAGTTATAATGGATAGGAAAATTTGCGGAATTCCTTATGAATTGACGGATACGAAGGATAAGAATATTGCAGTTTCGGATTTTCTTACGAGAAATTTTTACAGGGAAATTCAGAAAAGTGGGAATGACAGTATAGGAACTGGGGGAAGTGGAAGAATTTTTATTGACAGGTGTGGACAGGAAATCTTGGAAAGAACTTCGGTTATGATAAAGGGAGATAAAGTTGAAGTGAGGTTTGAAATGGGGATGCCTGCGAGAGGCAGACGGATAATGGGAAAAGCCGCACAGAAAATTATTTTTGAGCAGTTGCCTGAAATTGTGGAAAAATCCATTATTTATGATAATTTGAATAAAAAAGCGTTAAATGAGCAGGTAATTCTAGTGCTGGATCAGGAATATGCAAGAAAAATATTGAAGGAAAAAGGGCTTGTTGCATTTGTGGCTAATGGTTCTGTGCTTCCACGTGAAAGTGGAGTTTCGGATAGACCTATGAAAAATGCAGTTAAGTTTAAAAGTCCAGAAAAATTTGAGATTACATTAAAACTTCCAAGTGGGAAAGAAATAAGCGGAATGGGAATTCCAAAAGGAATTACATTAATTGTGGGTGGAGGTTATCACGGTAAATCCACGTTGCTTGCAGCACTTGAAAGAGGAGTTTACAACCACATTGCTCAAGATGGGCGTGAATTTATAATTTCTGAATCGGATGCGGTAAAAATACGTGCGGAAGATGGAAGAAATGTGGAAAAGGTGAATATAAGCGGATTTATCAATAACTTGCCACAAAATAAGGATACAAGGGCTTTTTCAACTGAAAATGCTAGTGGAAGTACATCGCAGGCGGCAAATGTGGCAGAAGCACTGGAATATGGGGCTTCTTTACTTCTAGTAGATGAGGACACTTCGGCTACCAATTTTATGATTCGTGACGGAAGAATGCAAAAACTTGTGGCAAAGGAAAAAGAGCCAATAACACCGTTTATTGACAGGGTAAAGGAACTTTATGACAATTTTGGAGTTTCTACGATATTGATTGTCGGCGGCTCTGGAGATTATTTTGATGTGGCAAATCACGTTATAATGATGGATGAATATGTGCCAAAAGATGTGACAGAAAAAGCAAAAGAGATTGCAAAATTGGATAAAAACAAGAGAGAATTTTCTTCAAATGATAAATTTCAAGGAGTTACACAGCGTATTCCACTCAAAAAAAGTTTTTCACAATCTGGAAAACTGGATAAAACAAAAGCCAAAGGGAAATACAATATTCTGTATGGAAAAGAATTAATCGACATTTCAGGGCTGGAGCAGCTTGTGGATGATAGCCAGACAAACTGCATTGCTGTGATGATTGATTATTTTAAAAATAAAGTACTGGATGAAAAATTGACGCTTTCGCAAGCAACTGACAGTATTTATGAAAAAATTGAAAAGGGCGGGCTTGATTCGATTTCGTCGTACACAGGGCATCCAGGAAATTTGGCATTGCCGAGAAAGCAGGAATTTTGTGCTGCGGTGAATAGATATAGAAAGCTTAAGATAAAATAG
- a CDS encoding alpha/beta hydrolase family protein, which produces MKKILLISLILATFVLSCGNGGKSSNGNTEVQKSEKNNKEIDNSFDFEIYGETLEEAHKNFKTKIVDGQKTEFVPDGKPGIPPKNSKFSLVNYPSKLGEMPMYITAKENNGKKYPAIIYLNGGFGGIGDSKFDWDEESPKNNYQGADAFKRDNFVLAIPSVRGENANPGKYEMFYGEIEDLEEARKYVASLPYVDSNRIYLVGHSTGGTKVLLLSEYSKGFRAVFAMGALPDFFWATEKPDEYGGVPFDLTNPREIAVRSSLRYVRSITSPTFHFEGQEERRDILFEPMQKAADKYKIPFKKYRIAGGDHFNIIYPLTTMIAQKILADTGAKTNIQFTAEDLEKISKNIVK; this is translated from the coding sequence ATGAAAAAAATATTACTTATATCGTTAATTTTAGCAACTTTTGTACTATCTTGCGGAAATGGAGGCAAAAGTTCAAATGGAAATACAGAAGTCCAAAAGAGTGAGAAAAATAACAAAGAAATTGACAATAGTTTTGATTTTGAAATATATGGAGAAACATTGGAAGAGGCTCATAAAAATTTTAAGACAAAGATTGTCGATGGGCAAAAAACGGAATTTGTGCCAGATGGGAAACCAGGGATTCCGCCTAAAAACAGCAAGTTTTCATTGGTAAATTATCCATCAAAATTAGGAGAAATGCCAATGTACATTACAGCAAAAGAAAATAACGGGAAAAAATATCCAGCAATTATATATTTAAACGGTGGATTTGGTGGAATTGGAGATAGCAAATTTGATTGGGATGAAGAATCACCTAAAAATAATTATCAAGGAGCAGATGCATTTAAAAGAGATAATTTTGTACTTGCAATACCAAGTGTTAGAGGAGAAAATGCAAATCCTGGAAAATATGAAATGTTTTATGGGGAAATTGAAGACTTGGAAGAAGCTAGAAAATATGTGGCATCACTTCCTTATGTTGATTCAAATAGAATTTATCTCGTTGGACACAGTACAGGTGGAACAAAGGTATTGCTTTTGAGCGAATATTCAAAAGGTTTTCGAGCAGTTTTTGCAATGGGTGCTTTGCCAGATTTCTTTTGGGCGACAGAAAAACCGGATGAATATGGGGGAGTACCATTTGACTTGACAAACCCTAGAGAAATAGCAGTGAGATCATCACTCAGATATGTTCGTTCCATAACTTCACCAACATTCCACTTTGAAGGGCAAGAAGAAAGAAGAGATATTTTATTTGAGCCTATGCAAAAAGCCGCAGACAAATACAAAATACCATTCAAGAAATACCGAATTGCAGGTGGAGATCATTTTAACATCATTTATCCATTGACAACAATGATTGCACAGAAGATATTGGCTGATACAGGGGCGAAAACGAATATTCAGTTTACAGCAGAGGATTTGGAAAAAATTTCAAAAAATATTGTTAAATAG
- a CDS encoding NAD(+)/NADH kinase has product MKKKENVVKKVKIVKSEYANEELLKNFYNYLKESEILEVEDVKEADLLISLGGDGTMLKAAKEAIISDIPILAINLGSLGYLVEINPENAVEMLKNYQKNENYKIENRSLMEVKYNGNTFYALNELVITKGGHEAHLIQVEVFSNGIFVNKYRADGIIVATPTGSTAYSLSAGGSIVHPNLNALIITPLSPQSLTARPIVINGCETLSFKATSREAEVHLNIDGNLWFGIKPEDELLATLSNKKIKIIKPINSDYFGILREKLKWGDFVL; this is encoded by the coding sequence ATGAAAAAAAAAGAAAATGTAGTGAAAAAAGTAAAAATTGTGAAAAGTGAATATGCAAATGAAGAATTACTTAAAAACTTTTATAATTATTTAAAAGAAAGTGAAATATTGGAAGTGGAAGATGTGAAGGAAGCAGATTTGTTAATTTCACTAGGTGGAGACGGGACAATGTTAAAAGCTGCAAAAGAAGCGATTATATCAGACATTCCAATTCTTGCGATTAATCTTGGTTCGCTTGGATATTTAGTCGAAATAAATCCAGAAAATGCGGTTGAAATGTTAAAAAATTATCAAAAAAATGAAAATTATAAGATAGAAAACCGTTCACTTATGGAAGTAAAATACAACGGCAACACATTTTATGCACTAAATGAGCTTGTGATAACAAAAGGTGGTCATGAAGCTCACTTAATTCAGGTGGAAGTTTTCTCAAATGGAATTTTTGTAAATAAGTATAGAGCAGATGGAATTATAGTTGCAACACCAACTGGCTCAACAGCTTATTCTTTGTCAGCTGGAGGTTCAATTGTCCATCCAAATTTAAACGCTTTGATAATAACGCCACTATCTCCACAAAGTTTGACTGCTAGGCCAATTGTTATAAATGGATGTGAAACATTGAGCTTCAAGGCGACTTCAAGAGAAGCCGAAGTTCATTTGAACATAGATGGAAATTTGTGGTTTGGAATTAAGCCGGAAGATGAGCTTTTGGCTACCCTGTCGAATAAAAAAATAAAAATAATTAAACCTATAAACAGCGATTATTTTGGTATTTTGAGAGAAAAATTAAAATGGGGAGATTTTGTTTTATAA
- a CDS encoding DUF2262 domain-containing protein — MEIQDFRESSHSSYFKEWYGKVIWKGEEIRVSLTISKKCDNVELEKEKMLKILEELYLNQDEWNKKVKNTMVKYFYDVLNDDFFDDGAFPEYPTCYDMLFEILKNDFTKEEAEKAYKNNIFPIDKFKKYIFVESIEITSEGNFYFEVVDDYIVVGDNWIWLKGNIDKGFLAASFNALFEFVDDLELNDKFSTIFREKTKIHSMWLSKWGEPREGLAKFYYSNHNLAITGNYKAGKKEGIWKFYDEDGKLTKKVNYVNDIAEEEVVY, encoded by the coding sequence ATGGAAATTCAGGATTTTCGAGAAAGTTCACATAGCAGTTATTTTAAAGAATGGTATGGGAAAGTTATTTGGAAAGGTGAAGAAATACGAGTAAGTCTAACAATTTCAAAAAAATGTGATAATGTTGAACTTGAAAAAGAAAAAATGCTTAAAATTTTGGAAGAATTGTATCTTAATCAGGATGAATGGAATAAAAAAGTGAAAAATACGATGGTTAAGTATTTTTATGATGTGCTGAATGATGATTTTTTTGATGATGGAGCATTTCCAGAGTATCCAACTTGCTATGATATGTTATTTGAAATTTTAAAAAACGATTTTACAAAAGAAGAAGCTGAAAAGGCATATAAAAATAATATATTTCCAATAGACAAGTTTAAAAAATATATTTTTGTTGAAAGTATTGAAATAACAAGTGAAGGAAATTTTTATTTTGAAGTAGTTGATGATTATATAGTTGTAGGGGATAATTGGATTTGGTTAAAAGGGAACATTGATAAGGGATTTTTGGCTGCAAGTTTTAATGCTCTTTTTGAGTTTGTTGATGATTTGGAATTAAACGATAAATTTTCTACGATATTTAGAGAGAAGACAAAAATACATTCAATGTGGTTAAGCAAGTGGGGAGAGCCAAGAGAAGGATTGGCAAAATTTTATTATAGTAATCATAATTTAGCAATAACTGGAAATTATAAAGCTGGGAAAAAAGAGGGAATTTGGAAATTCTATGATGAGGATGGGAAATTGACTAAAAAGGTTAATTATGTTAATGATATTGCTGAGGAAGAAGTTGTTTATTGA
- a CDS encoding RNA-guided endonuclease TnpB family protein, with amino-acid sequence MKYNLAFKYRIYPNKEQKLLINKTFGCVRFVYNTILYTANKFYEETGKNKIITPASLKSENQFLKEVDSLALSNAQLNVRRSFTNFFQKRAKFPRFKSKKNNVKSYTTNCVNNSIRIEENKYLVLPKLKRIKLKYHREIPKNYRIKSVTLTNSNGNYYVSILTEFEKEIQKMPSNDKVIGLDFSMSELFVSSENQRADYPRYFRMLEKKLKKLQKSLSRKVKFSKNWYKQKAKISKLHEYIKNCRKDFLHKLSKKLSEAYNAVVVEDLNMKGMSQSLNFGKSIGDNGWGMFLKMLEYKLMFLGKQFLKIDKWFPSSKTCSKCGNIKEELKLSERSYKCECCGIEIDRDYNAALNIKNIGKEMLKY; translated from the coding sequence ATGAAATATAATTTAGCATTCAAATACAGAATTTATCCAAATAAGGAACAGAAATTATTGATAAACAAGACTTTTGGATGTGTTCGTTTTGTTTACAATACGATTTTGTACACTGCGAATAAATTTTATGAAGAAACCGGAAAAAATAAAATAATTACACCTGCCAGTTTGAAGAGTGAAAATCAATTTTTGAAAGAAGTGGACAGTCTGGCACTTTCAAATGCTCAATTGAATGTGAGACGATCGTTTACGAATTTTTTTCAGAAGAGAGCGAAATTTCCAAGGTTCAAATCTAAAAAGAATAATGTTAAAAGTTATACAACAAATTGTGTGAATAATTCGATACGAATTGAGGAGAATAAATATTTGGTCTTGCCAAAATTGAAAAGAATAAAATTAAAATATCATAGAGAAATACCAAAGAATTATAGAATAAAGTCGGTAACATTGACAAACAGTAATGGAAATTACTATGTTTCTATTTTGACAGAATTTGAAAAAGAAATACAAAAAATGCCAAGTAATGATAAAGTGATTGGACTTGATTTTTCAATGTCTGAATTATTTGTCAGCTCTGAAAACCAAAGGGCTGATTATCCAAGATATTTTAGGATGTTGGAGAAAAAATTGAAAAAATTACAGAAATCATTGTCAAGAAAAGTAAAATTTTCTAAAAATTGGTATAAGCAAAAAGCGAAAATATCAAAGTTACATGAGTATATTAAAAATTGTCGAAAAGATTTTCTGCATAAATTATCAAAAAAATTGTCTGAAGCGTATAATGCTGTAGTTGTTGAGGATTTGAATATGAAAGGGATGAGTCAGTCATTAAATTTTGGTAAAAGTATAGGAGATAATGGATGGGGAATGTTTTTGAAAATGCTTGAGTACAAGTTGATGTTTTTAGGGAAACAATTTTTGAAGATAGATAAGTGGTTTCCATCGTCGAAAACTTGCAGTAAATGTGGAAATATTAAAGAGGAACTGAAATTATCAGAAAGAAGTTATAAATGTGAGTGCTGTGGAATTGAAATTGACAGAGATTACAATGCGGCATTGAATATAAAAAATATTGGAAAAGAAATGTTGAAATATTAG
- the ilvC gene encoding ketol-acid reductoisomerase produces the protein MAGNILGTTVYYDADCDLSKLEGKKITVLGYGSQGHAHSLNLREGGFDVTVGLRKGSKSWDAATEAGFTVKETADAVKGADIVMILIPDELQAEVYAKDIAPNLKEGAYIAFGHGFNIHFKKIVPRDDISVFMVAPKGPGHLVRRTFQEGSGVPCLVAVEKDPAGDAMEVAKAWASAIGGGRSGILETTFRQETETDLFGEQVVLCGGVVELMKVGFEVLTEAGYDPVNAYFECIHEMKLIVDLIYEGGFATMRNSISNTAEYGDYLTGPKIITKETKEAMRGILKDIQSGKFANDFLADYKAGQPFLKEKRQEFANHGVEKVGAELRKLMPWIKK, from the coding sequence ATGGCAGGAAACATTTTAGGAACAACAGTTTATTATGATGCTGATTGTGATTTAAGTAAATTGGAAGGTAAAAAAATTACAGTTTTAGGGTATGGTTCACAAGGGCATGCTCACTCACTAAACTTAAGAGAAGGTGGATTTGATGTAACTGTTGGACTTAGAAAAGGTTCTAAATCTTGGGATGCAGCTACAGAAGCTGGATTTACAGTTAAGGAAACTGCAGATGCTGTAAAAGGTGCAGATATAGTTATGATCTTAATTCCAGATGAATTACAAGCAGAAGTTTATGCAAAAGACATTGCACCAAACTTAAAAGAAGGAGCATACATTGCATTCGGACACGGATTTAATATTCATTTTAAAAAAATAGTTCCAAGAGATGATATAAGTGTATTTATGGTAGCTCCTAAAGGACCTGGACACTTAGTAAGAAGAACTTTCCAAGAAGGAAGCGGAGTGCCTTGCTTAGTAGCAGTGGAAAAAGATCCAGCAGGAGATGCTATGGAAGTGGCTAAAGCTTGGGCATCAGCAATCGGTGGTGGAAGAAGCGGAATTCTTGAAACTACATTTAGACAAGAAACAGAAACTGACTTATTCGGAGAACAAGTAGTATTATGTGGTGGAGTTGTAGAACTTATGAAAGTTGGATTTGAAGTGTTGACAGAAGCTGGATATGACCCAGTAAATGCTTATTTTGAATGTATTCACGAAATGAAGCTTATCGTAGACTTAATTTATGAAGGTGGATTTGCTACAATGAGAAATTCTATTTCAAATACAGCTGAATATGGAGATTATTTAACTGGACCAAAAATTATTACAAAAGAAACTAAAGAAGCTATGAGAGGAATTTTAAAAGATATTCAATCAGGAAAATTTGCTAACGACTTCTTAGCTGACTATAAAGCTGGACAACCATTCTTAAAAGAAAAAAGACAAGAATTTGCTAATCATGGCGTAGAAAAAGTTGGAGCAGAATTAAGAAAACTTATGCCTTGGATTAAAAAATAA